The genomic window TAAGTATCAGGACTTTTAAAAAAATAAATGCTTAAATCCCAGAGGTCCTTTGCAAAAATTGCACGTTCTCTAACCAAATCAACAATTTTATTGATATCAAGATTAGTTTTTATGTTTTTTTCGTCTAAGATCTTTTTAAACTCTTCTAGTAAATAAGAATGATCTGCCTCGTGTAGATACTGTTGTTGAAACCACTTGGTTTTATCCGGATCAAATTTTGCTCCTGCTTTAGTTACCTGTTCTAACGAGAAAAGTTGTATTAATTCTTCCGTTGATAAAATTTCCTGATCAGATTCGGGATGCCAACCTAGTAAAGCTAGCATGTTAACAACCGCTTCGGGTAGATAGCCTTCTTCCTTATAGCCATTAGAAACCTCACCGGTTTTTGGGTCTTTCCATTCCAACGGAAAAACTGGGAATCCCATTTTATCACCATCCCGTTTACTTAGTTTTCCTTTGCCCACTGGTTTTAGGATTAAAGGTAAATGTGCAAATTTCGGACTTTCCCGTTCAAAAGCCTGGTATAACAAATGATGTAAAGCCAGAGAAGGTAACCATTCCTCTCCTCGGATAACATGAGAAATTTTCATTAAGTGATCATCTACCACATTAGCCAAATGGTACGTAGGCATCCCGTCACTTTTAAATAGTACTTTATCGTCCAGGGTATTACTATCTATTTCAATGTCACCCCTTACAATATCATCTAATTGTAGAATTTTGTCTTTAGGAACTTTAAAACGAATTACATAAGCTTCGTTAGCTTCCATTTTTTGTTGCACCTCTTCTTTAGAAAGTTTAAGGGAATTATTTAGTTTCTCCCGGTTGTGCCAGTTATAGATAAAGGTTTTTCCTTTAGCTTCATGATCCTTACGATGTTGGTCTAAAGCTTCAGGAGTATCAAAAGCATAATATGCTTTCCCATTTTCAATTAATTGATCCGCATATTCTTTATAAAGATCTTTACGTTCACTTTGTCGATAAGGTCCAAAGTCACCCAGTTGCTTTGCACTTTCATCCGGATGAATACCACACCAGGACAGTGCTTCATCAATATATTGTTCAGCACCTTCTACAAATCGGTTTTGATCGGTATCTTCTATTCTTAAAATAAAAGTACCCTGATGTTTTTTAGCAAATAAATAATTAAACAGGGCAGTTCGTACCCCACCGATATGAAGGGGGCCGGTAGGACTGGGTGCAAATCGAACACGTATATCTTTTGTCATAATCTTACTTAAAATAGTTCACAAAGATATAGGGATCAGTCGAACATCCGTATGGAATCCGTAAAATAATGTGCTTAAACTACCATTTTCTGCATCTGTGGTAGCACAGTGTTATTCATAAGCCTATTCTTAACACAAGTAGCAATTGGTATGGTATATGCTGCTATAATATTTAAACCTATCTTTTTAAGAAATAAATTGATTTGAATTTTACTTTTTTGGTCAAATAAAGCTAAAACAAGAGATTAGCATTCACAAACACCTTTTAGAAACTCAGAAATTCCAGTAACTTTATAGTAATATTTTAAAGCGTCAAAAAATAGCATGGAGAACTTTGCAAAAATAAAAGAAAAGTTAGAAGGCTTTATTAAAAAGTTTTATGTTAATGAGTTGATAAAAGGGAGTATATTATTTATCTCCCTGGGGTTGCTATATTTTTTAATCACTCTACTTATTGAGCACTTTCTATGGTTAAGTAGTATGGGTAGAACTATTTTATTTTGGGGTTTTATTGCGGGCGAACTTTTTTTACTGTTTCGATTTATTATAATACCATTAGCAAGGTTAAATCGGTTGGCAAAAGGTATAGGCTTTAAAGAAGCATCCACTATGATTGGCGCTTATTTTCCGGAGGTTCAGGATAAATTAATTAATCTCTTACAACTTGCCGAGCATAGTGATAATTCGGATTTGGTGATGGCGAGTGTAGATCAGAAATCGGTACAGTTAGCACCGGTACCTTTTAAGATTGCTATTGATTATAAAAAGAATACTAGGTTATTTTGGTTAGCGGGTATTCCAATTTTATTGTTTTTACTGATAAGTCTTTTATATAGTACTAATTGGTTTACAGAAAGTTATACTCGGGTAGTAAACTACGAAACGGCTTATCAACCTCCGGCTCCTTTTCAATTTTTAGTAGTAAATGATAACTTACAGGCTTTAGAAGGTGAGAATTTTACAGTAGAAGTTCGAACGGAAGGTACTACCATTCCTGAAGCGATGAGTATTCAATTTGAAGATCAATCCTATATTATGGATACGAAGGGAATAGGTGTTTTTCAATATACGTTCAATAATCTGGAGACTTCTAAACAATTTCAATTAGAAGCAAATGCAATTCTTTCCGGTAAATATAATTTAAAGGTGGGTAAAGTTCCGGTGCTGTTGGATTTTGAAATGCAATTAAATTATCCAAAATATATAAATAGAAAAAGTGAAGTTCTTAAAAGTACAGGGAATGCAAACATTCCCGAAGGAACTCAGGTAACTTGGAAAGTTAAAACCAGAAATACGGATAATGTAAAACTTATTAAGCGAGATACAACCATACAATTCTTAAAGAACGCATCTGATTTTCAAGCGATGCAAACTATATACTCCGGTTTTAGCTATGATTTATCAACTTCTAATAATATAGTGAATGACTATGATAAATTAACCTTTACTATAAAAGCAATTAAAGATCAATACCCGGAAATTAAAGTGGTTTCCAAACAAGATTCGATATCAGAGTTAGAAACTTTCTTTCTAGGGAAAGTAAGCGATGATTACGGGTTAACTAAAGTAAACCTGGTATATTATGATAGAAATCGACCTCTACAA from Aquimarina sp. ERC-38 includes these protein-coding regions:
- the gltX gene encoding glutamate--tRNA ligase, translating into MTKDIRVRFAPSPTGPLHIGGVRTALFNYLFAKKHQGTFILRIEDTDQNRFVEGAEQYIDEALSWCGIHPDESAKQLGDFGPYRQSERKDLYKEYADQLIENGKAYYAFDTPEALDQHRKDHEAKGKTFIYNWHNREKLNNSLKLSKEEVQQKMEANEAYVIRFKVPKDKILQLDDIVRGDIEIDSNTLDDKVLFKSDGMPTYHLANVVDDHLMKISHVIRGEEWLPSLALHHLLYQAFERESPKFAHLPLILKPVGKGKLSKRDGDKMGFPVFPLEWKDPKTGEVSNGYKEEGYLPEAVVNMLALLGWHPESDQEILSTEELIQLFSLEQVTKAGAKFDPDKTKWFQQQYLHEADHSYLLEEFKKILDEKNIKTNLDINKIVDLVRERAIFAKDLWDLSIYFFKSPDTYDEKAIKKSWKSDTGELLEQLLPVIDEIQDFSANTVNKRVKEWIASQEISFGKVMMPLRIALVGSLQGVDVFEIMSVISKEESINRIQTAISKNASTHDQTV